A genomic segment from Daphnia pulex isolate KAP4 chromosome 5, ASM2113471v1 encodes:
- the LOC124193856 gene encoding 50S ribosomal protein L1-like, protein MSSWTALRSLAQIGSVYIGSRCMVQQQQRFVCNLTLPSSLLVSRVPLLNQKRYAARKGTRDRKTKKTSKAEKVKKEGFVPYKLKMAKASGPVGPRRMIELNKPEAIDDVFFTRHFMTRPISFEEAVQFHRETNHPSVYNSPESLISMKVELDMQLQKKNRYMDNFSRILVMPHSFDFQPIRKVLAFCKTQETQDEAVKAGADAVGGLDLIKRIQSGEVPLTDYDYFIAHTNMMADVLPLRGLLKRKLPNVKNGSIGINMTKMVEIFSKGLEFSSTKDDNELDYGLVDIPFGNLTMPTEELEANFSTILKDIESCRAKPFGAFITRCYVLSPPSPERFVVTTEPYVKSKKAAESSSSSSSDDDDSDDEKEKDSDPRNQSRAVRQ, encoded by the exons ATGTCATCTTGGACTGCATTAAGAAGTCTTGCTCAAATTGGCAGTGTTTACATCGGAAGCCGGTGTATGGTTCAACAGCAACAGAGATTCGTTTGCAATTTAACACTCCCCTCTTCGCTATTAGTCTCTCGTGTGCCATTATTAAATCAGAAAAGATATGCAGCAAGAAAAGGAACAAGAGATCGTAAAACCAAAAAGACTTCAAAGGCTGAAAAGGTGAAGAAGGAAGGATTTGTCCCCTACAAATTAAAGATGGCCAAAGCCAGTGGGCCAGTTGGTCCACGACGAATGATTGAACTGAACAAGCCAGAAGCAATTGATGATGTCTTTTTTACAAGACACTTCATGACAAGGCCCATAAGTTTTGAGGAAGCAGTGCAATTCCACCGTGAAACGAATCACCCCTCTGTTTATAACAGCCCTGAATCATTGATTAGCATGAAAGTAGAACTCGATATGCAACTTCAAAAGAAGAATCGGTACATGGACaatttttcaagaattttgGTTATGCCCCACAGTTTTGACTTTCAACCCATACGTAAAGTACTAGCATTTTGCAAAACTCAAGAAACGCAGGACGAAGCTGTCAAAGCTGGAGCCGATGCTGTCGGTGGTTTGGATCTCATTAAACGCATACAG TCTGGAGAAGTGCCTCTCACAGATTACGACTATTTTATCGCCCACACTAATATGATGGCTGATGTTCTTCCATTAAGAGGACTATTGAAAAGGAAACTACCCAACGTGAAAAATG GCTCCATTGGCATTAACATGACCAAGATGGTTGAAATCTTCTCGAAAGGCCTCGAATTCTCCAGTACGAAAGACGACAATGAGCTGGATTATGGTTTAGTTGATATCCCTTTTGGAAAC TTGACCATGCCGACGGAGGAGCTGGAGGCGAATTTCTCCACCATCCTGAAGGACATTGAATCTTGTCGCGCCAAACCATTCGGAGCTTTCATTACTCGCTGCTACGTGCTTTCTCCTCCGTCTCCCGAACGCTTTGTCGTCACCACGGAGCCTTACGTGAAGAGTAAGAAAGCGGCTgaatcttcatcttcgtcctcatctgatgatgacgacagcgacgacgagaa